The nucleotide window ACTGGCCCGATGGTAGGCGTGAGCGTAAGCGGTTTAAGATCAAGGCAGACGCCTACGAATATCGGGCCAAGATTGAAAATGAGGCCAGTGGGCAGGTGGCGGACTATCAACTTCAGCGAACATCACTGAGCCGGGAGGAACTCAGTGATGCCGAAGTAGCCCGCGGCCTGACCAAGGGAAGGGCTCTGGGCGAAATCGTCTCCCATTACCTCAAACTGGAGGAAACCGTTAGTGCCCGGATGCACCTGTCGCTGGATCAGGCGGTGGAGTATCTGCTCAAGCATTACCGTCCCGAGTTGGAGGAGGTGTCTGTCACGACCGCCATTACCCGTTTTCTCGGGGGGAAGGAGCATGCCCGTCCCAAGACTCTCTCTCATTATGAGTCCTCTCTGAAGCTTCTGCAACGGCTTGACCCGAACACTCTGGTCCACCGGATCGGTCTTCGGGAACTGGAGTCGTTGCTGAGTAAGTATAAGAACCTCAACACCCAGAAGACATATCGGCGGGGTCTGAACACCTTTTTCAACTGGTGCGTACGGCGGCATCACTGTCTTGAGAACCCTTGTTCACGCCTGGACTCCCTGCCTGCGGACTCCTCGCCGGTGAGGATCCTGAGGTTTGAGGAGGTCCGGAGGCTGCTACGGGCAGCCTTGCTCTATCAGGAGGGAATCATGGCTCCGGTGGTGGCGATTGGAATCTTTGCCGGGTTGCGTCCGAGTGAGATTGAAGATCTGAAGCCGAGCAACATCAGGGACGAGTTCATCGTTGTTACCGGGGGCAAGCTTCGTCGCAAGATGAACCGTCGTGTACCCTTGCCTGATATCCTAAAAAACTGGTTATCCAAGTATCCCTTTGACGGTTTACCTGCGGGAAGCACCTACAAAATGAAGTCTCTCAAAAAGGCTACGGGTGCCGAGGTATGGGTTCAGGACATCATCCGCCACACTTCGATCAGTTACCAGTTGGAGCGTGACCGGGACGAGGCTCACACGGCCTTCAACAACGGGACCTCCCGTGCGATGATCGAC belongs to Ruficoccus amylovorans and includes:
- a CDS encoding tyrosine-type recombinase/integrase codes for the protein MARPKKDERFRVTLITAASGRKLWRLDGYWPDGRRERKRFKIKADAYEYRAKIENEASGQVADYQLQRTSLSREELSDAEVARGLTKGRALGEIVSHYLKLEETVSARMHLSLDQAVEYLLKHYRPELEEVSVTTAITRFLGGKEHARPKTLSHYESSLKLLQRLDPNTLVHRIGLRELESLLSKYKNLNTQKTYRRGLNTFFNWCVRRHHCLENPCSRLDSLPADSSPVRILRFEEVRRLLRAALLYQEGIMAPVVAIGIFAGLRPSEIEDLKPSNIRDEFIVVTGGKLRRKMNRRVPLPDILKNWLSKYPFDGLPAGSTYKMKSLKKATGAEVWVQDIIRHTSISYQLERDRDEAHTAFNNGTSRAMIDSHYRDVVEDPQEVEAYWSLTPESLEGVEVELPAGQGFDDWPTDKVLSRLVWEKPLRALGAELGVSDNAVRKRCLARGIELPKNGYWQRQHARERFGRG